Proteins co-encoded in one Myotis daubentonii chromosome 8, mMyoDau2.1, whole genome shotgun sequence genomic window:
- the SDCBP2 gene encoding syntenin-2 isoform X1: MSCPQNKWESLASALGNTVFQRSVLTPSPKMRLNSEDLTADVLVFHGAAMSTLYPSLEDLKVDQAIQAQARDTPKMPILPVQETPVPQPSVLYPNLAELENYMGLSLSSQEVQQNLPQSPDGASVGICLLPEGQRVAPVSGNSLGVRRAEIKPGVREIHLCKDERGKTGLRLRAINKGLFVQLVQVNTPASLVGLRFGDQILQMDGRDCAGWSTDRAHRAVKRAPAEKIVMVVRDRPFQRTVTMHRDSTGHVGFIIKKGKVVSVVKGSSAARNGLLTNHYVCEVNGQNVIGLKDKEVTEILATAGSVITLTIIPTVIYEHMVKKLSPTLLRHTMDHSIPDV; encoded by the exons ATGAGTTGTCCACAGAACAAGTGGGAGTCCCTTGCCTCAGCTCTTGGGAACACAGTGTTCCAGAGGAGTGTTCTCACCCCGAGTCCAAAGATGCGGCTGAACTCTGAGGACCTGACTGCCGATGTGTT GGTGTTTCACGGAGCAGCCATGTCCACTCTGTACCCATCTCTGGAGGACCTGAAGGTGGACCAAGCCATTCAG GCCCAGGCCAGAGACACCCCCAAGATGCCCATCCtgcctgtgcaggagacacctgtCCCCCAGCCTTCAG TTTTGTACCCAAACCTGGCAGAACTGGAAAATTATATGGGTCTTTCCCTCTCCAGCCAAGAAGTCCAACAGAACCTGCCTCAGAGTCCAGACGGTGCCAGTGTAGGTATCTGTCTCTTGCCTGAA ggccagcgGGTGGCGCCGGTGTCCGGGAACAGCCTGGGCGTGCGGCGCGCGGAGATCAAGCCCGGGGTGCGTGAGATCCATCTCTGCAAGGACGAGCGCGGCAAGACGGGGCTGCGGCTGCGGGCCATCAACAAG ggacTCTTCGTGCAGCTGGTACAGGTCAACACCCCTGCATCCCTGGTGGGGCTGCGCTTTGGGGACCAGATCCTGCAGATGGACGGGCGCGACTGTGCCGGGTGGAGCACAGACAGAGCGCACCGGGCAGTGAAGAGGGCTCCAGCAGAGAAGATCGTCATGGTGGTTCGGGACCG GCCTTTCCAGCGGACGGTCACCATGCACAGGGACAGCACCGGCCACGTGGGCTTCATCATCAAGAAGGGGAAAGTGGTCTCTGTGGTCAAAGGGAGTTCCGCGGCCCGCAACGGGCTCCTCACCAACCACTACGTGTGTGAAGTGAATGGGCAGAATGTCATCGGGCTGAAG GACAAAGAGGTCACGGAGATTCTGGCCACGGCCGGGAGCGTCATCACCCTGACCATCATCCCCACCGTGATCTACGAGCACATGGTCAAAAA GTTGTCCCCGACCCTGCTCCGCCACACCATGGACCACTCCATCCCAGATGTCTGA
- the SDCBP2 gene encoding syntenin-2 isoform X2, whose amino-acid sequence MSTLYPSLEDLKVDQAIQAQARDTPKMPILPVQETPVPQPSVLYPNLAELENYMGLSLSSQEVQQNLPQSPDGASVGICLLPEGQRVAPVSGNSLGVRRAEIKPGVREIHLCKDERGKTGLRLRAINKGLFVQLVQVNTPASLVGLRFGDQILQMDGRDCAGWSTDRAHRAVKRAPAEKIVMVVRDRPFQRTVTMHRDSTGHVGFIIKKGKVVSVVKGSSAARNGLLTNHYVCEVNGQNVIGLKDKEVTEILATAGSVITLTIIPTVIYEHMVKKLSPTLLRHTMDHSIPDV is encoded by the exons ATGTCCACTCTGTACCCATCTCTGGAGGACCTGAAGGTGGACCAAGCCATTCAG GCCCAGGCCAGAGACACCCCCAAGATGCCCATCCtgcctgtgcaggagacacctgtCCCCCAGCCTTCAG TTTTGTACCCAAACCTGGCAGAACTGGAAAATTATATGGGTCTTTCCCTCTCCAGCCAAGAAGTCCAACAGAACCTGCCTCAGAGTCCAGACGGTGCCAGTGTAGGTATCTGTCTCTTGCCTGAA ggccagcgGGTGGCGCCGGTGTCCGGGAACAGCCTGGGCGTGCGGCGCGCGGAGATCAAGCCCGGGGTGCGTGAGATCCATCTCTGCAAGGACGAGCGCGGCAAGACGGGGCTGCGGCTGCGGGCCATCAACAAG ggacTCTTCGTGCAGCTGGTACAGGTCAACACCCCTGCATCCCTGGTGGGGCTGCGCTTTGGGGACCAGATCCTGCAGATGGACGGGCGCGACTGTGCCGGGTGGAGCACAGACAGAGCGCACCGGGCAGTGAAGAGGGCTCCAGCAGAGAAGATCGTCATGGTGGTTCGGGACCG GCCTTTCCAGCGGACGGTCACCATGCACAGGGACAGCACCGGCCACGTGGGCTTCATCATCAAGAAGGGGAAAGTGGTCTCTGTGGTCAAAGGGAGTTCCGCGGCCCGCAACGGGCTCCTCACCAACCACTACGTGTGTGAAGTGAATGGGCAGAATGTCATCGGGCTGAAG GACAAAGAGGTCACGGAGATTCTGGCCACGGCCGGGAGCGTCATCACCCTGACCATCATCCCCACCGTGATCTACGAGCACATGGTCAAAAA GTTGTCCCCGACCCTGCTCCGCCACACCATGGACCACTCCATCCCAGATGTCTGA
- the SDCBP2 gene encoding syntenin-2 isoform X3 — protein sequence MSTLYPSLEDLKVDQAIQAQARDTPKMPILPVQETPVPQPSVLYPNLAELENYMGLSLSSQEVQQNLPQSPDGASVVVSLDLLPGQRVAPVSGNSLGVRRAEIKPGVREIHLCKDERGKTGLRLRAINKGLFVQLVQVNTPASLVGLRFGDQILQMDGRDCAGWSTDRAHRAVKRAPAEKIVMVVRDRPFQRTVTMHRDSTGHVGFIIKKGKVVSVVKGSSAARNGLLTNHYVCEVNGQNVIGLKDKEVTEILATAGSVITLTIIPTVIYEHMVKKLSPTLLRHTMDHSIPDV from the exons ATGTCCACTCTGTACCCATCTCTGGAGGACCTGAAGGTGGACCAAGCCATTCAG GCCCAGGCCAGAGACACCCCCAAGATGCCCATCCtgcctgtgcaggagacacctgtCCCCCAGCCTTCAG TTTTGTACCCAAACCTGGCAGAACTGGAAAATTATATGGGTCTTTCCCTCTCCAGCCAAGAAGTCCAACAGAACCTGCCTCAGAGTCCAGACGGTGCCAGTGTAG TGGTGAGCTTGGACTTGTTACCT ggccagcgGGTGGCGCCGGTGTCCGGGAACAGCCTGGGCGTGCGGCGCGCGGAGATCAAGCCCGGGGTGCGTGAGATCCATCTCTGCAAGGACGAGCGCGGCAAGACGGGGCTGCGGCTGCGGGCCATCAACAAG ggacTCTTCGTGCAGCTGGTACAGGTCAACACCCCTGCATCCCTGGTGGGGCTGCGCTTTGGGGACCAGATCCTGCAGATGGACGGGCGCGACTGTGCCGGGTGGAGCACAGACAGAGCGCACCGGGCAGTGAAGAGGGCTCCAGCAGAGAAGATCGTCATGGTGGTTCGGGACCG GCCTTTCCAGCGGACGGTCACCATGCACAGGGACAGCACCGGCCACGTGGGCTTCATCATCAAGAAGGGGAAAGTGGTCTCTGTGGTCAAAGGGAGTTCCGCGGCCCGCAACGGGCTCCTCACCAACCACTACGTGTGTGAAGTGAATGGGCAGAATGTCATCGGGCTGAAG GACAAAGAGGTCACGGAGATTCTGGCCACGGCCGGGAGCGTCATCACCCTGACCATCATCCCCACCGTGATCTACGAGCACATGGTCAAAAA GTTGTCCCCGACCCTGCTCCGCCACACCATGGACCACTCCATCCCAGATGTCTGA
- the SNPH gene encoding syntaphilin isoform X3: MAMSLQGSRRASAGSRSGGALGRSGLAVLAQCPQLPTSQNEHLPLLPASRRTSPPVSMRDAYGTSSLSGSSTSGSCKGSDGSPTPRRSMKYMLCSDNHGIKPPTPEQYLTPLQQKEVCIRHLKARLKDTQDRLQDRDTEIDDLKTQLSRMQEDWIEEECHRVEAQLALKEARKEIKQLKQVIDTVKNNLMDKDKGLQKYFMDINIQNKKLETLLHSMEVAQNGTAKEDGAGESAGGSPARSLTRSSTYTKLSDPAVCGDQPPGDHPGSSTEDGADSGFAANDDAMSRTDVLEASSLLSSGVDCGPEEASLPSSFSLGPRCPASSTYEKLLCGMEAGVQASCMQERAIQTDSLQYQPDLDTILEKVTQAQVCGTGPESGGRCPEPEPHPPGPRDPNSAVVVTVGDELEAPEPITRGPTPHRPGANPNPGLSVSVACPVEEEEEAAEPKSYWSRHYIVDLLAVVVPAVPTVAWLCRSQRRQGQPVYNISSLLRGCCTVALHSIRRISCRSLSQPGPSPAGGSQL, from the exons TGGGGGCGCTTTGGGCCGCAGCGGCCTGGCAGTGCTCGCCCAGTGTCCGCAGCTGCCCACCAGCCAGAACGAGCACCTGCCCCTTCTTCCCGCCTCCAGGCGCACCTCTCCGCCCGTGAGCATGCGGGACGCCTACGGCACCTCCTCTCTCAGCGGCAGCAGCACCTCGGGCTCCTGCAAGGGCAGCGATGGTAGCCCCACGCCCAG GCGCTCCATGAAGTACATGCTGTGCAGCGACAACCACGGCATCAAGCCGCCCACCCCGGAGCAGTACCTGACGCCGCTGCAGCAGAAGGAGGTGTGCATCCGGCACctgaaggccaggctgaaggacacgcAGGACCGGCTCCAGGACCG GGACACGGAGATCGACGACCTGAAGACACAGCTGTCGCGCATGCAGGAGGACTGGATCGAGGAGGAGTGCCATCGCGTGGAAGCCCAGCTGGCCCTGAAGGAGGCCCGCAAGGAGATCAAGCAGCTCAAGCAGGTCATCGACACCGTCAAGAACAACCTGATGGACAAGGACAAGGGGCTGCAGAAGTACTTCATGGACATCAACATCCAGAACAAGAAGCTGGAGACGCTGCTGCACAGCATGGAGGTGGCCCAGAACGGCACGGCCAAGGAGGACGGCGCCGGGGAGTCAGCAGGCGGCTCCCCCGCCCGCTCCCTCACCCGCAGCTCCACCTACACCAAGCTGAGCGACCCGGCCGTCTGCGGGGACCAGCCCCCCGGGGACCACCCTGGTTCCTCCACGGAGGACGGGGCTGACAGTGGCTTCGCGGCCAACGATGACGCCATGAGCCGGACGGACGTGCTGGAGGCCAGCAGCCTGCTGTCGTCGGGGGTGGACTGCGGCCCCGAGGAGGCCTCGCTGCCCAGCTCCTTCAGCCTGGGGCCCCGCTGCCCGGCCAGCAGCACCTACGAGAAGCTGCTGTGCGGCATGGAGGCCGGCGTGCAGGCCAGCTGCATGCAGGAGCGCGCCATCCAGACAGACTCGCTGCAGTACCAGCCTGACCTCGACACCATCCTGGAGAAGGTGACCCAGGCCCAGGTCTGCGGGACGGGTCCCGAGTCGGGGGGCAGGTGCCCGGAGCcggagccccaccccccagggcccaGAGACCCCAACTCAGCGGTGGTGGTGACGGTGGGTGATGAGCTTGAGGCCCCGGAGCCCATCACCCGCGGGCCGACCCCACACCGGCCCGGTGCCAACCCCAACCCCGGCCTGTCGGTGAGCGTGGCGTGCcccgtggaggaggaggaggaggcggccgaGCCCAAGAGCTACTGGAGCCGCCACTACATTGTCGACCTGCTGGCCGTGGTGGTGCCCGCGGTCCCCACAGTGGCCTGGCTCTGCCGCTCCCAGCGGCGCCAGGGCCAGCCCGTTTACAACATCAGCTCCCTGCTGCGGGGCTGCTGCACGGTGGCCTTGCACTCCATCCGCAGGATCAGCTGCCGCTCGCTGAGCCAGCCGGGCCCCAGCCCCGCCGgcggctcccagctctga
- the SNPH gene encoding syntaphilin isoform X4: protein MSEAASCLPAHPPRRSMKYMLCSDNHGIKPPTPEQYLTPLQQKEVCIRHLKARLKDTQDRLQDRDTEIDDLKTQLSRMQEDWIEEECHRVEAQLALKEARKEIKQLKQVIDTVKNNLMDKDKGLQKYFMDINIQNKKLETLLHSMEVAQNGTAKEDGAGESAGGSPARSLTRSSTYTKLSDPAVCGDQPPGDHPGSSTEDGADSGFAANDDAMSRTDVLEASSLLSSGVDCGPEEASLPSSFSLGPRCPASSTYEKLLCGMEAGVQASCMQERAIQTDSLQYQPDLDTILEKVTQAQVCGTGPESGGRCPEPEPHPPGPRDPNSAVVVTVGDELEAPEPITRGPTPHRPGANPNPGLSVSVACPVEEEEEAAEPKSYWSRHYIVDLLAVVVPAVPTVAWLCRSQRRQGQPVYNISSLLRGCCTVALHSIRRISCRSLSQPGPSPAGGSQL from the exons ATGTCAGAGGCCgcctcctgccttcctgctcaccctcctcG GCGCTCCATGAAGTACATGCTGTGCAGCGACAACCACGGCATCAAGCCGCCCACCCCGGAGCAGTACCTGACGCCGCTGCAGCAGAAGGAGGTGTGCATCCGGCACctgaaggccaggctgaaggacacgcAGGACCGGCTCCAGGACCG GGACACGGAGATCGACGACCTGAAGACACAGCTGTCGCGCATGCAGGAGGACTGGATCGAGGAGGAGTGCCATCGCGTGGAAGCCCAGCTGGCCCTGAAGGAGGCCCGCAAGGAGATCAAGCAGCTCAAGCAGGTCATCGACACCGTCAAGAACAACCTGATGGACAAGGACAAGGGGCTGCAGAAGTACTTCATGGACATCAACATCCAGAACAAGAAGCTGGAGACGCTGCTGCACAGCATGGAGGTGGCCCAGAACGGCACGGCCAAGGAGGACGGCGCCGGGGAGTCAGCAGGCGGCTCCCCCGCCCGCTCCCTCACCCGCAGCTCCACCTACACCAAGCTGAGCGACCCGGCCGTCTGCGGGGACCAGCCCCCCGGGGACCACCCTGGTTCCTCCACGGAGGACGGGGCTGACAGTGGCTTCGCGGCCAACGATGACGCCATGAGCCGGACGGACGTGCTGGAGGCCAGCAGCCTGCTGTCGTCGGGGGTGGACTGCGGCCCCGAGGAGGCCTCGCTGCCCAGCTCCTTCAGCCTGGGGCCCCGCTGCCCGGCCAGCAGCACCTACGAGAAGCTGCTGTGCGGCATGGAGGCCGGCGTGCAGGCCAGCTGCATGCAGGAGCGCGCCATCCAGACAGACTCGCTGCAGTACCAGCCTGACCTCGACACCATCCTGGAGAAGGTGACCCAGGCCCAGGTCTGCGGGACGGGTCCCGAGTCGGGGGGCAGGTGCCCGGAGCcggagccccaccccccagggcccaGAGACCCCAACTCAGCGGTGGTGGTGACGGTGGGTGATGAGCTTGAGGCCCCGGAGCCCATCACCCGCGGGCCGACCCCACACCGGCCCGGTGCCAACCCCAACCCCGGCCTGTCGGTGAGCGTGGCGTGCcccgtggaggaggaggaggaggcggccgaGCCCAAGAGCTACTGGAGCCGCCACTACATTGTCGACCTGCTGGCCGTGGTGGTGCCCGCGGTCCCCACAGTGGCCTGGCTCTGCCGCTCCCAGCGGCGCCAGGGCCAGCCCGTTTACAACATCAGCTCCCTGCTGCGGGGCTGCTGCACGGTGGCCTTGCACTCCATCCGCAGGATCAGCTGCCGCTCGCTGAGCCAGCCGGGCCCCAGCCCCGCCGgcggctcccagctctga